In Chlamydiota bacterium, the DNA window GAGGCCCAGGGCGGGACGCTCTATGTCACCCTTGAACCTTGTTCGACCTTTGGAAAAACACCTCCTTGTATCAATGCCATTTTAGCTTCAGAAATTAAACGAGTTGTGGTAGGATGCATTGATCCAAATCCTCTTCATAAAAAACAAGGAATACGGCTGTTAAAAAAAGCGGGTGTTGAGGTGACGACGGGTATTTTAGAAGATGAATGTCACTCGCTCATTAAACCCTTTCAGAAATGGATGACTCAAAAACTTCCTTATTGTGTGGTGAAATCGGCTCTTTCTTTGGATGGAAAAATTGCGACTCCCTCCTATGAATCTCAATGGATTACAGGAAAAGAGGCCCGTAAATTTTCTTACGAGTTGCGTAGAATGAGCGATGGAATCATCGTAGGTATTAACACGGTTCTTCGTGATGATCCTCGACTCACCTTGCATCAGAGAGGGAAGAGAGATCCTTTTAAAATTGTGGTAGATAGCTCTGCCAGAATTCCACTTCATTCAAAACTTGTTTCAAAATATGCCTCAAAAGTCATTCTTGCGACAACCTCCTTAGCTCCAGCAAAAAAAATGAACACTCTGAAGAAACGAGGAATACAAATCGTCCAGACTTCATCGATGGAAGGGAAGGTTCACTTGCGAGAATTATTTGTTGAGTTAGGGAAAAGGGGAATCATTTCTCTTCTTGTAGAAGGGGGAGGGACTTTGGCCGCCAGTATTTTTGAGAATAAATTGGCCGATCGTATTGTTTTTTTCTATGCCCCTCTTTTAATTGGAGGAAGTCATGCGCCTACTCCATTTCATGGGAAGGGAGTCTCAAAACTAAGCGATGCGTTGAAGATCATTCACACGAAAATGTTTAAAGTAGGAGATGATTTTGTCATTGAAGGGGATGTGAGTTATAAAAATTCAAAAATCAAAATGTAAAAATCAAAAATTTTTGTATTTCAAATGGGATACTATTTTTTGTAGCCATGAGATGAAAGGTAATATTAAAATTCCTAATCGGACCACGTTAAGGGCTGTGAAAGATGTGCAGAAAAAACGTGGATTGACCCGTGCCAGAGATGCCGAAGACATGTTTAAGTAGAAGGGTAAGCCATGTTTAGTGGTATTATTGAAAAAATGGGAAAATTCATTCAAATCGATTCTTCGAGAGAGAAGAGGCGTCTAGAAATTGGACTAGAGGATAACTGGAAAGA includes these proteins:
- the ribD gene encoding bifunctional diaminohydroxyphosphoribosylaminopyrimidine deaminase/5-amino-6-(5-phosphoribosylamino)uracil reductase RibD, producing MPKNPKISSDDFFMRLAIQLAKRGVGAVSPNPPVGALVVKNNRQIALGYHAKFGGPHAEVMALKKAGKEAQGGTLYVTLEPCSTFGKTPPCINAILASEIKRVVVGCIDPNPLHKKQGIRLLKKAGVEVTTGILEDECHSLIKPFQKWMTQKLPYCVVKSALSLDGKIATPSYESQWITGKEARKFSYELRRMSDGIIVGINTVLRDDPRLTLHQRGKRDPFKIVVDSSARIPLHSKLVSKYASKVILATTSLAPAKKMNTLKKRGIQIVQTSSMEGKVHLRELFVELGKRGIISLLVEGGGTLAASIFENKLADRIVFFYAPLLIGGSHAPTPFHGKGVSKLSDALKIIHTKMFKVGDDFVIEGDVSYKNSKIKM